A stretch of the Magnetococcales bacterium genome encodes the following:
- a CDS encoding TerD family protein encodes MATLLQKGADFGLVKSSGERYSKVIMALGWDAVRPGRSGYFGLFGGGGREIDLDVSCLMFDKVGRLIDVVWFEQPVSKDGSIRHSGDNVTGRGAGDDERIHVDLELVPKWVQTLVFTINSFSGESFEQVGNSYCRIVDATNDREVVRFALEQVSGNHTALIMARFYRQAGGWMMQSLGKPARGKTFHDMMPALSEAYL; translated from the coding sequence ATGGCGACACTGTTGCAGAAAGGAGCTGACTTCGGTCTGGTGAAATCTTCCGGAGAGCGCTATTCCAAGGTGATCATGGCCTTGGGATGGGATGCGGTCAGGCCGGGCCGTTCCGGATATTTTGGTTTGTTCGGCGGAGGCGGCCGCGAAATCGATCTGGATGTCTCCTGTCTGATGTTCGACAAGGTCGGACGGCTGATCGATGTGGTCTGGTTCGAGCAACCGGTCAGCAAGGATGGCTCGATTCGCCATTCCGGGGACAATGTAACCGGTCGGGGTGCGGGCGATGATGAACGCATTCACGTCGATCTGGAACTCGTGCCGAAGTGGGTGCAGACCTTGGTTTTCACCATCAACAGCTTTTCGGGGGAATCTTTCGAGCAGGTGGGCAACAGTTACTGCCGCATAGTGGATGCCACCAATGATCGGGAGGTGGTGCGTTTTGCCCTGGAGCAGGTCAGCGGCAACCATACGGCCCTGATCATGGCCCGGTTTTACCGTCAGGCCGGCGGCTGGATGATGCAGTCCCTCGGCAAACCGGCCCGTGGCAAGACCTTTCACGACATGATGCCGGCTCTGTCGGAAGCCTATTTATAG